In the Longimicrobium sp. genome, one interval contains:
- a CDS encoding AbrB/MazE/SpoVT family DNA-binding domain-containing protein: MRERIVKWGDSLAIRIPDEIAEAVGLKDGGEVELSVANGQLIVERKLSLDEMIALVTPENRHGEIDWGPPVGREFTGDAWEECQPGCNPWLDFDPPSTPR, from the coding sequence ATGCGTGAAAGAATCGTGAAGTGGGGTGACAGCCTCGCGATCCGCATCCCTGACGAGATTGCGGAGGCGGTTGGACTGAAGGACGGCGGCGAGGTCGAGTTGAGCGTTGCGAACGGCCAGCTCATCGTCGAACGCAAGCTCTCGTTGGATGAGATGATCGCGCTCGTCACGCCCGAGAACCGCCACGGCGAGATCGACTGGGGTCCACCCGTTGGCCGGGAATTCACGGGTGATGCGTGGGAAGAGTGTCAGCCCGGCTGCAATCCCTGGCTGGATTTCGACCCGCCCTCCACCCCCAGATAG
- the moaA gene encoding GTP 3',8-cyclase MoaA has protein sequence MSALVQIGGGIPIAAEREVPGSGPMHDGFGRRIEYLRISVTDKCNLRCVYCMPEEGLPWLRRDQLLSYEEIAEVVRVMAGMGLRKVRITGGEPLVRRDLPSLVRQIRAVDGIVDVALSTNAVLLTEMADELRAAGVDRLNVSLDSLRPERIDAIARRPGSAEAILRGLDAAERAGFAPIKINCVVMRGRNDDEVADFAAVTRERPWHVRFIEVMPTGDNLGVSRDEFVSSDEVLERVRGIGALEPVAGPPGNGPARYFAFPGAAGTVGVITPMSHNYCGTCNRMRLTADGQLRPCLFGSIQTNLRDPLRRGEPIEPLVRHTLRIKPERHWLVQGSDEGSGGLLALSQVGG, from the coding sequence GTGAGCGCGCTGGTGCAGATCGGCGGCGGCATCCCCATCGCCGCGGAGCGCGAGGTGCCCGGGAGCGGGCCCATGCACGACGGCTTCGGGCGGCGCATCGAGTACCTGCGCATCTCCGTCACCGACAAGTGCAACCTGCGCTGCGTCTACTGCATGCCCGAGGAGGGGCTCCCCTGGCTGCGGCGCGACCAGCTGCTGAGCTACGAGGAGATCGCGGAGGTGGTGCGGGTGATGGCGGGGATGGGGCTGCGCAAGGTGCGCATCACCGGCGGCGAGCCGCTGGTGCGCCGCGACCTCCCGTCGCTGGTCCGCCAGATCCGCGCGGTGGACGGGATCGTGGACGTGGCCCTCTCCACCAACGCGGTGCTGCTGACGGAGATGGCGGACGAGCTGCGCGCGGCCGGGGTGGACCGGCTGAACGTGTCGCTCGACTCGCTGCGGCCCGAGCGCATCGACGCCATCGCCCGGCGGCCGGGGAGCGCGGAGGCCATCCTGCGCGGGCTGGACGCCGCCGAGCGCGCGGGGTTCGCGCCCATCAAGATCAACTGCGTGGTGATGCGGGGCCGCAACGACGACGAGGTGGCGGATTTCGCCGCGGTCACGCGCGAGCGGCCCTGGCACGTGCGCTTCATCGAGGTGATGCCCACCGGCGACAACCTGGGCGTCTCGCGCGACGAGTTCGTCTCGTCGGACGAGGTCCTGGAGCGGGTGCGCGGCATCGGCGCGCTGGAGCCCGTCGCCGGGCCGCCGGGGAACGGGCCGGCGCGCTACTTCGCCTTCCCCGGCGCGGCGGGGACGGTGGGCGTGATCACCCCGATGAGCCACAATTACTGCGGCACGTGCAACCGCATGCGCCTGACGGCCGACGGGCAGCTGCGCCCGTGCCTGTTCGGCTCCATCCAGACCAACCTCCGCGACCCTCTCCGCCGCGGCGAGCCCATCGAGCCGCTCGTCCGCCACACGCTGCGCATCAAGCCCGAGCGCCACTGGCTCGTCCAGGGCAGTGACGAGGGTAGCGGCGGGCTGCTGGCGCTGTCGCAGGTGGGCGGCTGA
- a CDS encoding molybdenum cofactor biosynthesis protein MoaE: protein MSVAAAYAAVTDQPLDAARLLADGVSPDDGAALLFWGVVRNENDGRPVSHLEYHAYADMAERMMHRIAEEAISRFGVGDVRVVHRVGRLAIGEASVAICVAAPHRGEAYEASRYVIEELKKRVPIWKREGYTDGDSDWVAGFAPEAGLGGRPL, encoded by the coding sequence GTGAGCGTGGCCGCCGCGTACGCCGCCGTCACCGACCAGCCGCTCGACGCCGCGCGCCTCCTGGCCGACGGCGTGTCGCCCGATGACGGCGCGGCGCTGCTGTTCTGGGGCGTCGTCCGCAACGAGAACGACGGCCGTCCGGTGAGCCACCTGGAGTACCACGCCTATGCCGACATGGCCGAGCGCATGATGCACCGCATCGCGGAGGAAGCCATCTCGCGCTTCGGCGTGGGCGACGTGCGCGTGGTGCACCGCGTCGGCCGCCTGGCGATCGGCGAGGCGAGCGTGGCCATCTGCGTGGCCGCGCCGCACCGCGGGGAGGCGTACGAGGCCAGCCGCTACGTGATCGAGGAGCTGAAGAAGCGCGTGCCCATCTGGAAGCGCGAGGGCTACACCGACGGCGACAGCGACTGGGTGGCCGGCTTCGCGCCCGAGGCCGGGCTGGGCGGGAGGCCGCTGTGA
- the moaD gene encoding molybdopterin converting factor subunit 1, with the protein MIVRSLFFAQYRDFAGADELSVELPDGARVADLVARLRAGGNGLSKLPASPVVAVNMDYAPGDTPLRDGDEVAFIPPVAGG; encoded by the coding sequence ATGATCGTCCGCTCGCTCTTCTTCGCCCAGTACCGCGACTTCGCCGGCGCCGATGAGCTCTCCGTCGAGCTCCCGGACGGCGCGCGCGTGGCGGACCTGGTGGCGCGGCTGCGCGCGGGCGGCAACGGTCTGTCGAAGCTTCCCGCATCTCCCGTCGTCGCGGTGAACATGGACTACGCGCCCGGCGACACGCCGCTCCGCGACGGCGACGAGGTAGCGTTCATCCCGCCCGTCGCGGGGGGGTGA